Sequence from the Panthera tigris isolate Pti1 chromosome D3, P.tigris_Pti1_mat1.1, whole genome shotgun sequence genome:
ttcagcactttgaatatatgatGCCACTCCATActggtctgcaaagtttctgctgaataATCTGCATATAGCATTGTGGGGTTTTTCTTATatggaactgttttcttttctcttgctgcttttaaaatattttctttatcaggatggccaggtggctcagttggataagcgaacgactcttgattttggtcaggtcatgatctcacggtcatgagattgagccccacgtcgggctccatgctggccgggaagcctgcttaagattttttctctttccttctctgcccctttcctgctcatgctctctctctctctctctcaaaaaattgttttttctttataactacttttgccattttcattactatgtgtcttggtgtggatctccttgggttgatttctgggggagatctctgtgcttcctggatctgaatatctgtttccttccctagacaagggaagttttcagctacaatttcttcaaataaattttctcctcccttttctctctctccttcttgtgGGATCTATAACATGAATGTTCTTACaacttgatggagtcactgagttccctaagtctattctcactttgcataattcttttttatatcatttgtttAGCCTGAtggctttccattactctgtcttccaggtcattaattaattcctctgcttcctctagtctattCATTCCATTaagtgcattttaaatttcactgtgttcttcatctctgattcttttttatctttgtgttaagggtctcactgatgttcttcactcttttctcaagtccagtaagtatctttatgaccattactttaaattctctattaggCATactacttatatctgtttcactttgGTCTCTTTCACTGGGGACATATTCCTCggtctcattttgtctaactctgtacctgtttctgtgtgttaggaaagtcagctatgtctcttgCTCTTCAAAGTAATGGCATTATGAAGAAGCATTCCTGCAGTGCCCTACAGtacagtgtcccctgttcaccaggaCCTGGCGCTTCAGGTATGTTTcttatatgtgttgtgtgtgtcctGTTGTGTCCTAGGTACCTTTTCCTTCAGTGCAGTCATCTGCAGAAGCTCTCTTGGCCtactgtgggcagtgtttggtctcCAGCCAGGGTAGAGGTGTGTTTTAACAAGGTATGCACCAGTCTGCTTGCAAAATGAGACCTGCTGCCACTGCTTCTCTGCCAAGTGTGCATGGGCAGGGCACTCAGCCTTAACAAGGCACCCCTCAGCCTTCTGCAGGGCCTGCTGCAGCTGCTGTCATAGTCGCTGCTGCAGAGACAGAGGCCCTGCAAAATGCAGGGATGGGGAGATACAGTGCTGGTGAGGTTTGCACCGGTTTTGATGTTATTATTGTAATTGTTATGAAACACACCTGCATAAGGCAGCAAACGATTAACGTATGTGTTCTGACTGTACCACTGGCTATTattcccccatctctcttcctctcctcaggCTTCTCTGTTCCGTGAGACACAACAATAACGAAATTAGACCAATCAGTAACCCTACAGTGAATGGCCTTTGGaggttcaagtgaaaggaagagtcgcatgactctcactttaaatcaaatgctagaaatgattaagctttgtgaggaaggcatgttgaaagccaaGACAGGCCGAATGCTAGGCTTCTTGTGCCAAACAGCCCAGTCTTAAGTgcgaaggaaattaaaagtgctactctgGTGAACACCCGAATGATAAGGAAgtaaaacagccttattgctgatacagagaaagttttagtgatctagatagaagatcaaaccagccatcACATTCTCTTAAGGCAAAGTCTAATCCAGATCAAGACGTTAACTCTCTTTAATTCTATGGCtgacaggtgaggaagctgcagaagaaaagtctgaagctagcagaggttagTTCATGAGGTCTGAGGAAAGAAGCTGTCTctataacataaaagtgcaaggcaaaatagcaagttatccagaagatctagctaagataattaatgaaggtggtgGCTAAATAGCAGGTTTTCAATGTAGACCAAACATCCTTCTATTAGAAGAAGACACCACCTAGGACCTTCAAAGCCTCAAAGGACAGGCTTACTCTCTTTGAAAGGACTACTGTAGCTGGTGACTTGGTGGAAGCCAATGCTCActgaccattctgaaaatcctagggcccttaagaattatgctaaatcatCTCTGCTTTGCTgtaaaaatagaacaacaaagCTTGGATGACAGTACATCTGCTAACAATAtggtttattgaatattttaaccCCATTGTTGAGACCAACTGTTCAGAAGAAAAGATTACTCTCAAAATATCACTGTTTATGGACAATGCACTTGGTCCATCTGATGGAGATGTACCATGAGATTAATGTTCTCATGcttgctaacacaacatccatacTGCAACGCATGGATCAAGAAGTCATTTcaagttttaatatttaagaaactgaaaCAGTCTGGAACTGTGCACCCGTGGGATCTCCTAGGATGCCTATGCTAGTGTCCAACTGCCAATGCAGTTGTTGCAGAAAGCCTTGCATCGGTTTTCTAGTGAGAGAATGGCCTTAAATGCACCCAAGGCCTTGGCACTGGAGACACTAGTTACCTGCTCAatattcattctccctctctttcttaaaCTCCAATTCTGTTTGAGGAGACAATGCTGAACAGGTAAACATACTCACTTCCTCAGATTCCCTTGCAACTATGGATAACATTTTGACTCTCTTCTAGCCAGTGGCTTCAAGAGATTCTGAGAAAACTACTGTTTTCCTGATAAAACGGGAGAGATTCTGCCAAAAGACAGTTTTAGttgttgctttgctttttactcttttttttcctctctggaacATAGACTGGAAGCTAGGAAGTAGAGCCCACATTCCCCAATGATGAGGATGAAAGCCATATCCAAAGGTGGGTGGAAGAAGCCAGAGGGAGACTTTATCATTGACTTTCTCAAACAGCTGCACCAGCCTAGTTCCAGATTTCttgttatgaaaaaaataaactcctaTTTAGTTTAGATGTTGTAAGGGGTCTCTGATACATGCAGCCAAATCGATTCTGACAAAGTTCTCACTTATGCCCAGTTGCTCCTAGCTTTTAGCAGCAATTTAAATCAGGAATGGCAAAgagcctggggaggaagggagctgcATTTAGATTCCATGTTCCCTGAAAGCTCCTGACACAGAAATGTTGAGTGAAGTTGAtctttaacattcattcatttactaggCATACATTAAGTGCCAACTCTGTGCTAGTCACTGAAGCGAGtgctggaaacaaaacaaaaatctcaaccCTGGCATTTCTTCATGAAAATTTCCTTTGTTGATACAGGCTGTTTTCTTACCTCACTCCCATGGTCCTAAGAAGTCACACAGGGGAAAGGTTTTGGTTTGGGGAGAGTACTATAATGCCACAGCGTCTTCCTACCGTTTTCAACATTatagaaggaaacaaacaggTTAATTTCTAACTCAGAGCAGAGGTTCCTTCAGGTACCTTCAAGTGCATCATCCTCCAGGTCTGTCAGAGTTGGTGCATTAGGGAGTGAATACACAGAAGACTGGTTGAGTTGAGTCAGTTTTGAGATGCTGTTAATAACCATACTGCCCAGTGGAATGGTGTGCTCTAGGGAAACATTAGCAAAGAGAAAAAGCCTTGTTACTGTATCATCATAAGGACTTCTGCTTGAGTAATTTAAGCCCAACTGTTGTTTGATTCCAGGGCTGAGCAATctgatggaaaggaaggaagaggatcAGTGGACTATATGCCCCAGAGCAACAACctttcatgcaaaaaaaaaaaataaataaaaaaaaaaaaaaaagggggcaacGAATCATGGGTGAAGAGACCCCCACTCCACACATTGGAACAGAGTATTAAAGGAATTTACAAAGGGGACGCTCAAAAAGAACTTGGAAATCTGGGCTAGGGACCCTGTTTGAAGAGCAAAGGACCTAAAAAGgtttttgctctctctttcccttgtaTGAAGGGTTACTTCTCTTCTAAGCTTTCCACAATGGAAGATAGCTCTTTATGTGTCATTTTTCCTTACTCATTGCAGAGAACTTGGTGGCATTCTTGCCTGATTCTAGTCTTCTGTGATTAGGCTATAAATAAGAAACAGGCAAACACATATCTTCCTTAACAATTATACAGAATCCTCGTCATATAGGATACTAGACACTGGATGGCACACGAATACCTAGAAATCTGACTGCTGAAAAAACTGAAGGCAGTAAAACAGCTGGTATACAGACCACGGAAAGTCCAAGCAGGACAGACCAAGAGGTAAACCTCAGAAGCTGCCTCTGCTGTCTTCTCTGTTGTTGACTTTAGCTCTCCAGGAAAGGACGGAAATGGGGACAGAACTGGGGATTGCATAAAACGACTAGGATTAGgagaattaaattagatattaGAATAATTAACAGGGACTTGTTCATGAAAACTTCATGAAACTTTTCTCTGAGGGCACTTGTGAAGGGGCTAGTCTGTCTTCATGATGTGGGCAAGGGAAAATCTGTCCGTCGGTCTAGTCTCTGtccattctctctcttactccaGACTGCAAAGGCCATGGCCATGCTACAAAGAAGGGCTCTGATGCTGGTGACAAGAATGGTTTCAGGCCAATGGAGGAAATAATTCGAAGCTAAAAGTTCATGTTAACTGCTCAATAATAAGCTATAAAAAGTGCCTCTGgtcaggtgagagagagagagagaggggacttTGAGAATCACCAAAAGGAACTCAGGAGGTGGAGGAAACGAAGGAGAGAATTCAGGTCTGCAGATCCGCTGTGCAATAAAAATTCTGCATTCTTAGTGACAGCACGGGGAGGTGCAGGATGCTTCCTGAGGATGAAAGTAGATATGGGGAGGTGGTTGGAGTCCAGAGGCAATAAAGGCCTCTTCTGGCCAGGAAAGTCTGTGGAAGGAATGGCTAGAACGGGGTTTCCTGGCTTATGAAATTTTATAGGAGTCATCACTTAATGTGCATCATCGCCTTTCATGTGTACATAGTATCTGTACTACTAAGTTATGAGTTCCTACATCTACAACACGAATGTCTGTCCTAGACACATTTAATACTTAGGATGACAACTAGAGAAGTAAGGTGGTTGGTAACTTATGCTGGGGAGATGTGGAGAGAAGTTTAAGATCTGGTGTGAGGGACATAGCTCTTGAGATCATCGCCAATCTGGGAATGAAGGAAATTGCCcctcttatttcatcttttttttttttttttttttttttttttttgagagggaagaaggagggagagaatcttaagtaacgtgctgagatcattacctgagctgagatttgaagttggacatttaaccaactgagccacccatgtgccccagggaGTTGCCCATCTTAGGACCATCAGTGGCTGTTCCTTCCCTCACTCTGGAGGAGACTGCTCTGAGGTGCAGCCTTCAGAGACCTTAAGTTTGAAGTAGTACAAGAATTTTGTGTAGTGATTAATGTTTTTCACCTGCTCGTACCAAAAGGAAGCCTCTAGATTGAGTTTCCAGTTAAGTACCAGCTAGACTCTGGCATAGTGGGTGGTGGGTGAAACGATGATATGTATTGGCTTTGGGAGAGAACCCTAGATTCTGGACATCACACTTACAGAGAACTCCCGAAAACTATCGAGATACCCAATCTCTCAGCCAGGGAAATGTTACCCTATAGCAAGAAGGTTGTCTCACCATCCAGCTTTACACTCCATGTCATGTGGAAGCCGTTGGTCATCAGGTAAAAATTCTTCACATCCTCAGGTAGCATGCAGTTATTTTTCTAGAATCACAAAGCAGCTGAGTGTTAGGGCAGAAAAAAGGCACAAGGCTATGCCCCAAAGCAAATGGGGATACTACTTACCATGTTTCAGATACCCCAAATAGGAAGATTCTGATAATTATCTACAAACTCGATTACTGAGTTCAAGATGGCAACACCAGAGGCCCTGAACTCACCttctcccacagacacaccaaacCCACAGCTACTTATTGAACAACTTCCtctgaaagaaaatcaaaaattGACTTAGCAACTCCTACACACTGGGTGAATGAGAAAAACCCCACATGGAAATGCGTAAGAGGCTGAGACACAATTCACCATAAACCCCATCACTGGTGCAGCAACACACAATCAGGAGAGAACCCCATCTTCCCTCTAAAGAGTGACAGGTTTGAACTCCGTATCTGGCACACCAACTTTTAAGGTCTGCATGTGAGAGGTGAACTCCCCAACATCTAGCTTTGTAAGCCAAAGGGCTTGCTCCACAAGACCCACAAGGCTACAGAAACTGAGAAATAGTTGTCCAAGGGCTCATGCATGCGGGTTTACCAACCCAGGGCCTAGCGCAGAGGCAGTTGACTGAAAAGTACCCAGACTTCCAGTCTTTCTGTGTAAGAGGCTTATTTGCTTATCTGACAGCATCAGCCTGAGTGGCAGTTACCTAATTTAGCACACATCTAGGGGCTGACAAAAATACTCTCTAGAGAATGGGGTGGCTGGCTGTCACCATCTTCATGTTCTCTGCCTTGCTCCAGGTCAGTAGTATCTCCCAGAAAGAGCTTATGCATCCAACTGATTCAGTGGCTTTTGCACTGACTGCCCAAGGGACACATCCCTTGATTACTGGGCTCTGGTGGCCAAGGGGGTTAGGTTTCCAGGTCTCACAGGACCGCAACAAAGAAACCGTTCTGAATCGGCTATCCCACCATGGTACAGTATAGAGGCAGCACACTGAAAAGCCCAGTCTTTCCATGAAAGACGCTGATTTGTCGATCTCCAAAAACCGTGGCCTAAGGGTCTCTCCTCTGCACAGACTTGGGAGGCCAGCGGGCACCATGTTCGCATGCACTACCCCTCTGCCATGCTCCAGGTCACCAGTGTCTCTGTGAAAGCACCTATGTCTATGTATGGCACCCCAGCTATTTTGGCTGTTGCCCAAAGGACACAGTACTCAATAGCCTGGCTCTGGTAGCCAGCAGGGCTTGTGCTAATGGGTTCAATGGGATGGTAAGCAAACAGTTTATGACTGGCTATCCACCCGGGGCGCAGtgtagagggaaaagagaaaaacagccaGTTTATACTCTTTCCCTGAAGGatgtatacagttgacccttaacaCAGGTTTCAAATGTGCAGGTCCACGTATATAGACTCTTTTCCCcgatacagtactgtaaatgtattttctaatttcttaaataagatttttttttctttagctttattgtaggaatacagtgtataatacataaaacacaaaaatatatgttaattgactgTATGTTTTCAGTAAGGCTTCTTCTCAACAGTTTTGGGGAGTCaagttatatgtagatttttcacTTTGCAGATGGGTTGGTACTCTTAACCCCttcattgttcaagggtcaactgtatttacatactttaaaagttGCTGCCTGAGGGCCCAGCTTCCAATCAGCTTTATCTAGGTGTTGAGAGAGATCCTCCCCTTTGGAACACTACAAGTCTGGGCAAACCCTGAACCACTGGGAGTTATTAAGGACAAAGAAGCCTGCCTACACAATCACATCAGGTTTGGGAGACAACAAAGAACAAGGGCACAGTAGAACAACAAAGTTCATCTCCTACATTAGACCTTGCCTTTAAGACTGGAAGAGGTGGCTGTTTTACCTAATCACAGaaaccaaggaagaaaaaaagaagagaggaataatacattccaaacaaaagaacataaGACCTCAGAAAGACcataatgaaatggagataagcaatttACCTAACAGTTCAAAATAACACTCATAAATATGTTCACTTTGAGCTCAAAAGAGGAATGCATGAACAAAGTGAAAATTTCAACAGAGTTGTACAATATAAAAGTAAcacatgatggggcgcctgggtggctcagtcggttaagcatccgacttcggctcgggtcatgatctcacagttcatgggttcgagccccactttgggctctgtgttgacagctcagagcttggaacctgtttcagattctgtgtcttcctctctctctgcccctcccccactcgcgctctgtctccctctgtctcaaaaataaacattaaaaaaaaaaattagaaaaaaaaagtaacacatgAAAGTCACAGAGCTGAGGAATACAATGACTGAACCAAAAAATATACTAGTGAGGTTCCACGCCAGACTAAGTGAAGTGCAAGAAGGGACAGTGAGCTCAAAGACAGAGTAGTGGAACTCATTTAATCAGAGCAGCaaaaggtgggggggtggggggggagaaagaaagaaagaaaaaaaaaacatttaaaagagtgaAGATACCTTAAAGGACTTATGAAAGAACACAGAGCAGACTAGTATTAGACAAAAGGGtcctggaaggaggagagagagaatgtggaagaaaaattacttgaagaaataatggctgaaaacttcttcaacctggagaaggaaacagacatcataAATCCAGGAAGTGCAGAGTTCCAAATAAGTTGAATCCAGAGCCCCACCCCAAGACAAATAATTGTCTAAGGAAAAGCAGCATCTTAAAGGTAgcaagagaaggggcacctgggtagctcagttggttaagcttctgactttagctcaggtcatgatctcatcatggttcatggtttgagccctgtgttgggctctctgctatgagcacagagc
This genomic interval carries:
- the TPGS2 gene encoding tubulin polyglutamylase complex subunit 2 isoform X4 translates to MEETPPPGCSKPHLEKLTLGITRILESSPGVTDVTIIEKPPAERHMISSWEQKNNCMLPEDVKNFYLMTNGFHMTWSVKLDEHTIPLGSMVINSISKLTQLNQSSVYSLPNAPTLTDLEDDALEGAELN